The Tamandua tetradactyla isolate mTamTet1 chromosome 5, mTamTet1.pri, whole genome shotgun sequence genome window below encodes:
- the PRSS35 gene encoding inactive serine protease 35, with protein MENVLFWLILVTSAWALIHGSEMEQDVMWHLRRIPRVTSERTFHLTSPAFEADAKMVLNRVCGIECQKDLPARSLSELEDSLSYETVFENGTRTLTRVKVQDLVFEPTRNLTTKGASVRRKRQVYGMDSRFSILDKKFLTNYPFSTAVKLSTGCSGTLVSPSHVLTAAHCVHDGKDYIKGSKKLRVGLLKMRNKGGGRKRRGSKRIRREAKGGDQRHSTKGSLKETGKGGRRKESGRRQRVMEGKPSFQWTRVKKTHIPKGWASGGMGDAALDYDYALLELKRAHKKKYMELGVSPAIKKTPSGMIHFSGFDNDRADELVYRFCSVSDESSDLLYQYCDADPGSTGSGIYLRLKEPDKKNWKRKIIAVYSGHQWVDIHGVQKDYNVAVRITPLKYAQICLWIHGNDANCTYG; from the coding sequence ATGGAAAACGTCCTATTTTGGTTGATATTAGTCACCTCTGCGTGGGCTCTCATTCATGGATCTGAAATGGAACAGGATGTTATGTGGCACTTAAGAAGAATACCTCGGGTCACCAGTGAAAGGACTTTCCACCTCACCAGCCCTGCGTTTGAGGCAGATGCCAAGATGGTGTTAAACAGAGTGTGCGGCATCGAATGCCAGAAGGACCTCCCGGCTCGCAGCCTTTCTGAGCTGGAGGACTCGCTTTCCTATGAGACCGTCTTTGAGAACGGCACACGAACCTTAACCAGAGTGAAAGTTCAAGATTTGGTTTTTGAACCGACTCGAAATCTCACCACAAAAGGAGCATCTGTTAGGAGAAAGAGACAGGTCTATGGCATGGATAGCAGGTTTAGCATCTTGGACAAAAAATTCTTAACGAATTACCCTTTCAGTACAGCCGTGAAGCTCTCCACAGGCTGCAGTGGCACTTTGGTTTCCCCTAGCCACGTTCTGACAGCGGCCCACTGCGTTCACGATGGAAAGGACTATATCAAAGGGAGTAAGAAGCTAAGGGTAGGACTGCTGAAGATGAGGAATAAAGGTGGTGGCAGGAAACGCAGAGGTTCTAAGAGGATCAGGAGAGAAGCTAAGGGTGGTGACCAGAGACACAGTACCAAAGGGAGTCTGAAGGAGACAGGCAAGGGTGGGAGAAGAAAGGAATCTGGCCGGCGTCAGCGAGTCATGGAGGGGAAGCCCTCTTTCCAGTGGACCCGGGTCAAGAAAACCCACATTCCAAAAGGCTGGGCAAGCGGAGGGATGGGCGACGCTGCCCTGGACTATGACTATGCCCTTCTGGAGCTGAAACGTGCTCACAAGAAGAAATATATGGAGTTAGGAGTCAGTCCAGCCATTAAGAAGACCCCTAGCGGGATGATCCACTTCTCGGGCTTTGATAATGATAGGGCTGATGAGCTGGTCTATCGCTTCTGCAGTGTGTCGGATGAATCCAGTGATCTCCTCTATCAATACTGCGACGCGGACCCTGGCTCCACTGGCTCCGGGATCTACCTGCGTCTGAAAGAGCCGGACAAAAAGAACTGGAAGCGCAAAATCATTGCGGTCTATTCAGGCCACCAGTGGGTGGATATCCACGGGGTCCAAAAGGACTACAACGTGGCAGTACGCATCACTCCTCTTAAATACGCCCAGATTTGCCTCTGGATTCATGGAAATGATGCCAATTGTACTTACGGCTAA